TTCAACTATGTCGGCGCCGTGCTCGGCGGGGTGCTGGTGGGCGCCGTCGGCACCGGGGCCTCGCTGCGGATCGGCTTCGCGGTGCCGCTGCTGCTCGCGATCGTCATCGTCGTGCTGGCCCCGCACTTCGGCACGCGCCCGGGCTCGGAGGACTCTAGGCACGCACGACAGCGGCCGCTCCCCCCGGCACGAGCCGAATGGTGACGGGCTGTCGAGATGCCGGGGCCCGCCGTCCTCGTGCTCACCACCCCGACCGACGAGATCTCGCCTGACATGGCGATCGCGATAAGAGAGGCAGACTGATGACCCTCCTGATCCTGCACACCCGCACCGCGAGCCGACGCAAGCACTTCGCCAAGGCCGTGGAGACCGCGCACGCGCTCGGCCACCGGGCGATCGTCGTGGTCGAGGAGCCCAGCTGGGAGGGCGAGTACGTCGACGAGGTGTACACCGCGCCCACGGGTGACCTCCGGGCGACCGTCGCCCGCTGCGTGGAGATCTCGCAGCTCGAGCCCGAGCCCATCGCGGGCGTGATCGCGTTCGTCGAGCACAGCGTCCCGACTGCCGCGGCCGTCGCCGCCGAGCTCGGGCTGCCGTCGATCTCCGTGGACACGGCCGAGAAGAGCCGCGACAAGCTGAGCATGCGTCAGGCGTTCGAGAAGGTCGGCATCTCCCAGCCGCGCTTCGCGCTCGCGTCCACGGTCGAGGAAGCCCTCGAGGCGGCGGAGTCGGTCGCGTACCCGCTCGTGATGAAGCCGATCATCGGGGGCGGCAGCATGTTCGTGCGCCGGGTCGACACGCCGGAGGAGCTCGCGGAGCACTTCGAGGACATCCGCGAGGGCGCCTGGGCCGGTTTCGACTACGACCCCCTCTTCATCCTCAAGTCGAAGTACTCGGAAGGGATCCTCCTCGAGGAGTTCCTGCCGGGGAACGAGATCAGCGTCGAGAGCTACGTGCAGGACGGCGTGACGACCGTCGTCGCCGTGCACGACAAGCCGACGCCGATGGACGGACCCTTCTTCGAGGAGACCTTCTACGCGACGCCGACGGTGCTCGCCGGTGCGACGCTCGCCAAGGTCGAGGAGTACACCGCGCTCGCCCACCAGGGCCTCGACATCGCCCAGGGTGCGACGCACACGGAGTTCCGGGTAGCCCCGTCGGGTGAGCCGTACATCCTGGAGACCGGTGCGCGCCTGGGTGGCGGACCCGTCTACCAGAGCGTGCTGCTCTCGACGGGCGTCGACATGGTCGAGGTCCTCACGAAGGTCGCCCTGGGCGAGGTGGCGGACGTGTCCGTGGACCCCGCGCGGGTGCGCCACGTCGGCTTCTCCCTGCACTTCGGCGAGCAGCCGGGCGAGCTCGCCGCCGTCGAGGGCATCGACACCCTCGAGGACCGGGACGACGTCGCGGAGGTCATGATCTACGGCAAGGTCGGCGACCAGATCGACGTGCCGCCGCGCGTGTGGCAGGCACAGGGTCACGTCCTGTTCACCGGCGACTCGCGTGAGGAGATCGTCCGGAAGCAGCGCGAGGTCAACGAGACGCTCCGGTTCCGGGTGCGGTAGGACGTCGCGGAACCCGAGCTGACCCGTCTCGTCGCCGCTCGGCGCAGCAGCGTCCTCGAGTCCGTCCGGGGCTTCCCCGACACCCTCCGCCTGCTCACGACGATCGGCGGCCTGGCGGTGCCCGACTCGGCGCGGCAGGCCGTCGACGCGCTGGTCAGGCCCGAGACGTGGGGCGCGGGGCGGCTGGTCGGCCACCTGCGCACGCTGCTTTAATGAAGCGCCCGCTCGCAGGCGGGCCCAGGGGGCGGCCGGTGGCCGTGCGCGATCGACCCGGCACCGCAGCACGCTCCGTGCGTGGCGGTGCGGGTCGAGCTCGGGAGGCCCCGCGCGAGAGCCAGTCCGACGGAGAGGGACGAGCCCTCTGACCATGCCCCAGCACACGAGGAGCCTGAGCCGACTCATGCACATCGCCACGGCAGCACACCCCGCGACAGAACGGCGTCACGACACGGTCGCCCGGGAGATCCGATGAGGTACCTGATCCTCAACCGCACCCCGCTCAGCCTCTTCCGGTTCGCGGACTGGCTCGGGGCCGAGCACGAGGCGGTCCTCCTGACCGACGCCGCGGCCCTCTCGGCCGACCCCGCGGAGCGTGCCGCCCAGCTCGCCGGGTACGCGCGGGTCGAGGTCGTCGACGACTTCCACTTCAACCCGTTGGTCGAGAGCCGGGCGCTCGCGCTGCACCGGGAGCAGTCCTTCGACCGCGTCCTGGCGGTTTCCGAGTTCGAGCTGCTCCGCGCCGCACGGCTGCGCGAGCTGTTCGGGGTGCCGGGTCAGGACGTCGCGAGCGCGACCGCCTTCCGTGACAAGCTCGCGATGAAGGACATCCTCTCGGCAGCCGGCGTGCCCGTCGCCGACTACGCGCCGGTCGCGAACCTCGCCGACCTGCTCCGGTTCGTCGACCGGGTCGGCTACCCCGTCGTCGTCAAGCCGCGACGTGGCGGCGGCTCCATGGACGTGCGGGTCGTGCGCGGCCCGCAGGACGTCGAGTCCCTCCTCCGCGCGCACCGGGAGCTGGGCGCCGACGACGGTGGGCAGCTCCTCGCCGAGCGGTTCGTCGAGCACGAGCTGCTGCACGTGGACGGCATGGTCGTCGCGGGCGAGACGCGCCTCATGTGGGCCTCGACCCAGGGCGAGACGAGCTGCCTGGACATCAAGGAGGGCCGCCCGCTACACAGCTGCCTGCTCGACCCCGAGGACCCGCTGCTCGAACCCGCACGCGACCTGACCCGGCGCGCCCTCGCGGCGCTGCCGACCCCCGAGACGTCGATGTTCCACGCCGAGGTCTTCCTCGCCACGGACGGCAGCCTCGTGTTCAACGAGGTCGCGAGCCGCGCGGGGGGCGGCATGATCGAGGACATGGTGGCGCTGGCGTTCGGCCCGTTCCTGCCGGAGCTCTACGTGCGGACCCTGGCCGGAAACGAGCCTCCCGTCGTCCCGTCGGCGCCCGACCGGATCGCCGGGCTCTCGCTGTTCCCGCCGCGTCCCGGCACGCTGGAGGCGATCCCCGACGAGTGCCCGGTGCCCGGCATCGTCGCGTACCGCAGGTACGCCGACCCCGGGGCCGAGCTCGAGCTCTCCCAGATGAGCGTCGGGAAGATCGGGTCGGTCCTCGCGGCCGGTGGGTCGCGCGCCGAGGTCGAGAAGGCACTGACCGAGGCGATCACGTGGTTCGAGACGGCGACCGTCATCCGGTCCGGAGCGACGCAGACCGTCCGGTTGTGAAGGAGACCCTGGACCTGGCCCGGCGCACCCCGGGCGTCCTGACGCTGCTCACGGGAAACTTCGCCGTCGCGTTCGGCAGCAACCTCGTGATCCCTTTCCTCGCCGTCTACCTGACGCGGGAGCTCGAGCTGAGCGCCGTCGTCGTCGCGATGGCGATCACCGTGAAGTTCTGGGCTCAGCAGGGTCTGTCCATGGTCGGGGGCTGGATCGCCGACCGCACCGGCGCCGTTCCCGCCATGTGCGGCGGTCTGCTGGTCCGGGCCGTCTCGTACCTGCTGCTCATGGGCGCCACCGGGTCCGTCACGGTCGTGGCCGCGTGCGCGCTCCTGGGCTTCGGCGGGGCCGTCTACGTGCCGGCGTCGAAGTCGGCGCTGGTGCGGCTGCTCGGCACCGGGGACCAGGTCCGGATGATCTTCGCGCTGCGCAGCACCGCGAACAACGCGGGCAGCGCCCTCGGACCGCTCGCCGGCAGCCTGCTGCTCCTCGTGGCCGACGCCCGGGTCAGCTTCGTCCTCACGAGCACCACCTACGTGGTCCTGGCGATCGTGCTCCTGCGCCTGCGCGGACTCACGGAGGGCGAGGAGCCCGGCGCGGCGGGCACGTCGAGCGACCCGGCTGCCGGCGACGCCCGCGCACCCGTGGACCGTCGCACGCTCGCCTGGATCCTCGCGTGCGCCTTCGCGTTCGGCTTCTGCTACATCCAGCTCGAGTACGCGCTGCCGGTGTACACGGGCGCCGAGCACGACCCCGCGCTCGTCGGCGTCCTCTTCGCGATCAACGCCGTCGCCGTGGTGCTGCTCCAGGTGCCGCTCAACCAGTCCACCAGCAGGGTCAGCAGCTCGGCCCTCGTCATCTGCGGCTCCCTGCTGCTGATGTCGACGAGCTTCATGGCCGCGTCCTGGGGAACCGTGGGCGGTCTTGTCGCGTGCGTGCTGCTGTTCTCCGCCGCGGAGGTCCTGATCGACCCGCGCATCGACGGGGAGATCGCCAACTCGGTCCCGGCGCACCGACGGGGCATGGCGTTCGGCCTCGTCGGCTCTGCGATCGGTGGGGGCGGTGCGTGCGCGAACGTGCTGGCGGCGTCGCTCGCCACGGGGGACGGCGGGCTCGAGAGCCAGTTCTGGTGGATCCTCGCGGTGGTCAGCGTCGGCTTCGCCGTGGTCCTCTACGTCGCTTCGCTCGCCGTCCGGCCGGGGCGCCGGGCGCCGGAGACCGTCGACGCCACACCGGTCGACGAGCACTGACCCGCGCGTCGCGAACGCGGTCCACGCCGCGCGCGGCACCGACGCCGATACTCCCGCGGCCCACCGGGCGCGGCACCGCTCCGCCACGGTGCCGCGCCCTCGGATCTCGGCGGCGTCAGACGGTGGCCAGTGACGACCAGGCCTCGTTGGGGCTGTTGGTGCAGGCGCCCCGCACCGGCCGTCCGGGGTGCGGATGGTCTGGTCCGCGGCCGAGTAGACCAGCGCTGCGTGGCCGAGCCGTTGCACTTCGTGGTGAAGCGAGGGAGATCGGACCTCGCGCTGACACCTGACGACGTCGGCGGTGACGTCGATCTCTGGAGATAGTGGAACTTTGCACTATCTGCTGTGCTCGTCGAGATACAGAGTCTCTCGCGCCCGAGCCCACGCTCGGGTCGGCGGTGACCGGGACGCCCGGCCAGCAGCCCGTCGCGAACGATCACGCCGGAACCTCCCCGGGACCGACCTGGCCGGGGCATGATGCAGGGCACGACCCGGCACGCGCTGGCTGCCGCACCACGCGGACCTGCGCAGCACGACCTCGCCGTCGCCGCCGGTCCGCGCGGGCCCTCGCCGGCCCCCGACACCCGGGAGAGTGCACCATGAGCATGCTCGGCACACGGCTCGACGCGGCGACCAAAGGGCTGCCAGCGCCTCTCGCAGTCGTCGACCTGGATGCCCTCGAGGCCAACGCCGACGACCTCGTGCGTCGCGCCGCAGGCGTGCCAGTCCGGGTCGCGAGCAAGTCCGTGCGGGTGCGCTCGGTGCTCGAGGCGATGCTCGCCCGGCCCGGCTTCGCGGGCGTGATGGCCTACTCGCTGCGCGAGGCGCTGTGGCTGGTCGGCGAGGGCGTGGACGACGTCCTGGTGGGGTACCCCACCGTGGACGAGGGCGCCCTGCTGGACCTGGCCGCGGATCCCGCCGCGGCCGGCGCGGTGACGCTCATGGTCGACGACGTGCTGCAGGCCGACATGGCGCAGCGCGCGGCTGCGTCAGGCGGCAACCGCCTGCGGGTCTGCCTCGACGTGGACGCGTCGCTGCGGATCCGCGTCGGGCCGGTGACCGCCCATCTGGGCGTGCGGCGGTCGCCGGTCCACAGCCCGGAGGACGCCGCCCGGCTCACCGCGGAGCTCGTGCGCCGCCCGGGGCTCGAAGTCCGTGGGGTGATGTTCTATGAGGCCCAGGTCGCGGGCATGCCGGACTCGAGCCTCGCCGTCCGCGCGGTCAAGCGGGCCTCGGTGGCCGACCTCGCGAGGCGCCGGGGCCAGGTCCTCGACGCGGTGCGCGACGTGCTGGGCCACGAGGTCGCGCTGGTGAACTCGGGCGGGTCCGGGTCCCTCGAGACGAGCGCGGCGGACCCGGTGGTCACCGAGGTCACCGCCGGATCAGGGCTGTACGTCCCCACCCTCTTCGACGGCTACCGGTCGTTCACGCCGCGTCCCGCCGCCTACTTCGGGCTCGACGTGGTGCGCGTGCCCGCCCGCGGGTTCGCCACGGTGGCCGGTGGTGGGTACGTCGCCTCCGGCCCCGCGAGCGGCTCGCGGCTGCCGCGCCCCGTGGCGCCGCGAGGACTCGCGCTGACCGGGCGCGAGGGCGCGGGGGAGGTGCAGACGCCGCTCCGGGGCGCCGCCTCCGCCGACCTGCGCATCGGCGACCGGGTGTGGTTCCGGCACGCCAAGGCCGGCGAGGTGATGGAGCGGTTCGACCGGGTGCACCTGGTGCGCGGCGACCGCGTCGAGCGCGTCGTGCCCACCTACCGCGGCGAGCAGCGGGCCTTCGGGTGAGCGCGGGGCGGCCGCCGGCGGACGCTGCGCGAGGTCCCGGCGCCGACCGGAGCCGCCTGCGCCGGTAACCTTGCCGGTGTGAGCCTTCGCCTGTACGACACCGCCACCCGTGAGGTGCGTGACTTCGTCCCCGTGGTCCCGGGTGAGGTCGGCATCTACCTGTGCGGTGCGACCGTGCAGGGCGCCCCCCACATCGGGCACATGCGCTCGAGCGTCGCCTTCGACGTCCTCGTCCGGTGGCTGCGCCGCAACGGCAACCGGGTCACCCTCGTGCGCAATGTCACCGACATCGACGACAAGATCCTCGCGAAGGCGGACGCCGCCGGGGAGCGGTGGTGGGCGTGGGCGCTGGCCAACGAGCGTGCCTTCACCCAGGCCTACGACGCCCTCGGGGTGCTGCCGCCCACCTATGAGCCGCGCGCCACGGGCCACGTGCCCGCGATGGTCGAGCTGATGCAGGCGCTCGTCGACGGCGGCCACGCCTACGTCGCGGGCGAGGGAGACGTCTACTTCGACGTCCGGTCCTTCCCCGAGTACGGCTCGCTGACCAACCAGCGCCTCGACGACATGGTGGCCACCGCCGACGGCGCCGGCGACGACGCGGACGTCACGAAGCGGGACCCCCGCGACTTCGCCCTCTGGAAGTCGCCCAAGCCGGGCGAGCCCGAGACGGCGTCCTGGGACACCCCGTTCGGTCGGGGCCGTCCCGGCTGGCACCTCGAGTGCTCCGCGATGGCCCGGCGGTACCTCGGCTCCACCTTCGACATCCACGGCGGCGGCCTGGACCTGCGGTTCCCGCACCACGAGAACGAGCAGGCGCAGTCCCGTGCCGCGGGGGACGGGTTCGCCCGGTACTGGCTGCACAACGGCTGGGTCACCCAGGGCGGGGCCAAGATGAGCAAGTCCCTCGGCAACGGGCTGCTGGTCAGCACGCTGCTCGAGACGACGCCCCCCGCGGTGCTGCGTTACGCGCTCACGGCGGTGCAGTACCGGTCCATGCTCGAGTGGACCCCCGACACCCTCGGCGAGGCCGAGGCGACGTGGGAGCGGTTCACCGGTTTCGTCGACCGCGCCACCGAGCAGGTCGGCCCGGTGGACGACGACGAGGTGGCCAAGGCCGAGCTGCCCGAGGGCTTCGTCACCGCGATGGACGACGACCTGAACGTGCCCGCCGCGCTCGCGGTGGTCCACGAGCACCTGCGCGCCGGCAACTCGGCGCTCGCCGAGCAGGACCTGGACGAGGCCCGTGCCGCGTTGGTCCAGGTGCGCTCGATGCTCGACATCCTGGGACTGGATCCCGGCAGCGCCCAGTGGCGCCGCCAGGGAGACGACCGCGGGTACTCGGACGCGCTCGAGGCGCTGGTCGCCGCCGAGCTCGCCGCCCGCTCCGAAGCGCGCGCCACGCGTGACTTCGCCACCTCCGACGCGATCCGGGACCGGCTCGCCGCCGCCGGCATCCTCGTCGAGGACTCCGCGACCGGCAGCCGCTGGTCGCTCGCGCACCGCAGTGATGAGGTCGAGAACTGATGCCAGGAAACTCGCAGCGCCGGGGAGCCACCCGCAAGC
The sequence above is a segment of the Cellulomonas chengniuliangii genome. Coding sequences within it:
- a CDS encoding ATP-grasp domain-containing protein, which gives rise to MTLLILHTRTASRRKHFAKAVETAHALGHRAIVVVEEPSWEGEYVDEVYTAPTGDLRATVARCVEISQLEPEPIAGVIAFVEHSVPTAAAVAAELGLPSISVDTAEKSRDKLSMRQAFEKVGISQPRFALASTVEEALEAAESVAYPLVMKPIIGGGSMFVRRVDTPEELAEHFEDIREGAWAGFDYDPLFILKSKYSEGILLEEFLPGNEISVESYVQDGVTTVVAVHDKPTPMDGPFFEETFYATPTVLAGATLAKVEEYTALAHQGLDIAQGATHTEFRVAPSGEPYILETGARLGGGPVYQSVLLSTGVDMVEVLTKVALGEVADVSVDPARVRHVGFSLHFGEQPGELAAVEGIDTLEDRDDVAEVMIYGKVGDQIDVPPRVWQAQGHVLFTGDSREEIVRKQREVNETLRFRVR
- a CDS encoding ATP-grasp domain-containing protein gives rise to the protein MRYLILNRTPLSLFRFADWLGAEHEAVLLTDAAALSADPAERAAQLAGYARVEVVDDFHFNPLVESRALALHREQSFDRVLAVSEFELLRAARLRELFGVPGQDVASATAFRDKLAMKDILSAAGVPVADYAPVANLADLLRFVDRVGYPVVVKPRRGGGSMDVRVVRGPQDVESLLRAHRELGADDGGQLLAERFVEHELLHVDGMVVAGETRLMWASTQGETSCLDIKEGRPLHSCLLDPEDPLLEPARDLTRRALAALPTPETSMFHAEVFLATDGSLVFNEVASRAGGGMIEDMVALAFGPFLPELYVRTLAGNEPPVVPSAPDRIAGLSLFPPRPGTLEAIPDECPVPGIVAYRRYADPGAELELSQMSVGKIGSVLAAGGSRAEVEKALTEAITWFETATVIRSGATQTVRL
- a CDS encoding MFS transporter is translated as MKETLDLARRTPGVLTLLTGNFAVAFGSNLVIPFLAVYLTRELELSAVVVAMAITVKFWAQQGLSMVGGWIADRTGAVPAMCGGLLVRAVSYLLLMGATGSVTVVAACALLGFGGAVYVPASKSALVRLLGTGDQVRMIFALRSTANNAGSALGPLAGSLLLLVADARVSFVLTSTTYVVLAIVLLRLRGLTEGEEPGAAGTSSDPAAGDARAPVDRRTLAWILACAFAFGFCYIQLEYALPVYTGAEHDPALVGVLFAINAVAVVLLQVPLNQSTSRVSSSALVICGSLLLMSTSFMAASWGTVGGLVACVLLFSAAEVLIDPRIDGEIANSVPAHRRGMAFGLVGSAIGGGGACANVLAASLATGDGGLESQFWWILAVVSVGFAVVLYVASLAVRPGRRAPETVDATPVDEH
- a CDS encoding alanine racemase, which gives rise to MSMLGTRLDAATKGLPAPLAVVDLDALEANADDLVRRAAGVPVRVASKSVRVRSVLEAMLARPGFAGVMAYSLREALWLVGEGVDDVLVGYPTVDEGALLDLAADPAAAGAVTLMVDDVLQADMAQRAAASGGNRLRVCLDVDASLRIRVGPVTAHLGVRRSPVHSPEDAARLTAELVRRPGLEVRGVMFYEAQVAGMPDSSLAVRAVKRASVADLARRRGQVLDAVRDVLGHEVALVNSGGSGSLETSAADPVVTEVTAGSGLYVPTLFDGYRSFTPRPAAYFGLDVVRVPARGFATVAGGGYVASGPASGSRLPRPVAPRGLALTGREGAGEVQTPLRGAASADLRIGDRVWFRHAKAGEVMERFDRVHLVRGDRVERVVPTYRGEQRAFG
- the cysS gene encoding cysteine--tRNA ligase is translated as MSLRLYDTATREVRDFVPVVPGEVGIYLCGATVQGAPHIGHMRSSVAFDVLVRWLRRNGNRVTLVRNVTDIDDKILAKADAAGERWWAWALANERAFTQAYDALGVLPPTYEPRATGHVPAMVELMQALVDGGHAYVAGEGDVYFDVRSFPEYGSLTNQRLDDMVATADGAGDDADVTKRDPRDFALWKSPKPGEPETASWDTPFGRGRPGWHLECSAMARRYLGSTFDIHGGGLDLRFPHHENEQAQSRAAGDGFARYWLHNGWVTQGGAKMSKSLGNGLLVSTLLETTPPAVLRYALTAVQYRSMLEWTPDTLGEAEATWERFTGFVDRATEQVGPVDDDEVAKAELPEGFVTAMDDDLNVPAALAVVHEHLRAGNSALAEQDLDEARAALVQVRSMLDILGLDPGSAQWRRQGDDRGYSDALEALVAAELAARSEARATRDFATSDAIRDRLAAAGILVEDSATGSRWSLAHRSDEVEN